From one Macellibacteroides fermentans genomic stretch:
- a CDS encoding PaaI family thioesterase, producing the protein MDAEIKSKLINRVKENPYLNHLGIEFTSIEEGKVEAKMPLAAEHKQYSGVIHGGVVAALADTIAGFAAYTVTPVNLDVLTAELKVSFLRGAWGNELIAKGILIKAGRRVHFSECEIYCDDVMVAKASGTFCIVNEYIKPD; encoded by the coding sequence ATGGACGCCGAGATAAAATCAAAGTTGATCAATCGTGTGAAAGAAAATCCTTATTTAAATCATCTGGGTATAGAATTTACAAGTATTGAAGAAGGCAAGGTTGAAGCTAAAATGCCATTAGCAGCAGAACATAAACAATATAGTGGAGTGATACACGGTGGGGTGGTAGCTGCACTGGCCGATACTATAGCCGGTTTTGCAGCTTATACAGTAACTCCGGTAAATTTGGATGTACTAACGGCAGAGCTTAAAGTTTCCTTTCTAAGGGGGGCATGGGGAAATGAACTTATTGCCAAAGGAATCTTAATTAAAGCTGGTAGAAGAGTTCATTTCAGTGAATGTGAAATATATTGTGATGATGTAATGGTTGCCAAGGCTTCGGGTACATTTTGCATTGTAAACGAATACATCAAACCTGATTAA
- a CDS encoding SGNH/GDSL hydrolase family protein, protein MLNLKITSLFMLCLFLLPANAQQKWFNPMNTDYPVVQNQGWTKEIGNSYARLPQRAKNEVREPVWNLSRNSAGLAIHFYSNANNITIRYKVEGSYSMPHMPNTGVSGIDLYAIDSDGNLKLASGSYKWGDTISFNYKIDAKDKYHNLGFEYRLYLPTYTSVKWLEIGIPENADLEFIPLREELPIVAYGTSITQGACATRPGMAWTNIVSRSLDLPVINLGFSGNGKLEKEVINYINELDAQLYILDCLPNLSGYKEEDVFKKVVDAVKQIRSKHNTPILLTEHAGYSNAGLDTTRLRDYTIPNKASRKAYESLIAEGVKDLWYLSNEELNFSMDSWVDYVHPSDLGMQFYADAYNKKIREILKMPKGNLTTTCPVTQRREPGNYEWLKRHREILQMNKANPPKAVVFGNSIMHFWGGEPKGPHSTGKDSWEAYMEPLGFRNFGYGWDRIENVLWRVYHGELDGYKADRILIKIGTNNFGVNSDKEILAGLDFLYKAIRQRQPEATVTVLGILPRRGMEKRVASINKEISKLAKKQGLIYKNVNKDLLLSNGQINESLFGDGLHPNAEGYKIIGKKITE, encoded by the coding sequence ATGTTAAATTTAAAGATTACAAGTTTATTTATGCTTTGTCTGTTTCTGTTACCGGCAAATGCACAGCAAAAATGGTTTAATCCGATGAATACGGATTATCCGGTTGTTCAGAACCAAGGATGGACAAAAGAAATTGGTAATTCCTATGCCAGGCTACCCCAAAGAGCAAAAAATGAAGTGAGAGAACCTGTATGGAACTTATCACGCAATTCGGCAGGTCTTGCCATTCACTTCTATTCAAATGCAAATAATATTACCATTCGCTACAAGGTGGAAGGATCTTATTCTATGCCTCACATGCCTAATACAGGCGTTTCCGGAATAGATCTTTATGCAATAGACAGTGATGGAAATCTGAAGTTAGCTTCCGGCAGCTATAAGTGGGGAGATACGATCTCTTTCAATTACAAAATTGATGCAAAAGACAAATATCATAACTTGGGTTTCGAATATCGCCTTTATTTACCAACTTATACATCTGTTAAGTGGTTAGAGATTGGAATTCCGGAAAATGCAGATTTAGAATTCATTCCTTTACGAGAAGAATTACCCATAGTGGCCTATGGCACCTCCATAACTCAGGGAGCTTGTGCAACCCGTCCTGGCATGGCGTGGACAAATATAGTATCACGTTCGTTGGATTTACCTGTGATTAACCTTGGATTTTCGGGAAATGGCAAATTAGAAAAGGAGGTGATAAACTATATTAATGAACTGGATGCACAACTATATATTCTAGATTGTTTACCCAATCTTTCCGGATATAAAGAAGAGGATGTTTTTAAAAAGGTTGTAGATGCCGTAAAGCAAATCCGATCTAAGCACAACACTCCTATTTTGTTGACCGAGCATGCAGGTTATAGCAATGCTGGCTTAGATACAACCCGCCTGAGAGATTATACAATTCCTAATAAAGCTTCTCGAAAAGCCTACGAAAGCTTAATAGCAGAAGGGGTTAAAGATTTGTGGTATCTTTCTAACGAAGAATTGAATTTTTCGATGGACAGTTGGGTTGATTATGTACATCCTTCAGATTTAGGAATGCAATTTTATGCTGATGCGTACAATAAAAAAATACGTGAAATTTTAAAAATGCCCAAAGGAAACCTCACAACGACCTGCCCGGTTACTCAACGTAGAGAACCAGGAAACTATGAATGGCTCAAACGTCACCGCGAAATCCTTCAAATGAATAAAGCAAATCCTCCGAAAGCCGTTGTATTTGGCAATTCAATCATGCATTTTTGGGGAGGAGAGCCCAAAGGTCCGCATTCAACGGGAAAAGATAGTTGGGAAGCATATATGGAGCCACTTGGCTTCCGTAACTTTGGCTATGGATGGGACCGGATTGAAAATGTATTATGGCGTGTATACCATGGTGAGCTTGATGGATATAAGGCCGACCGAATTCTTATTAAAATCGGGACGAATAATTTTGGAGTGAATAGTGATAAAGAGATTTTGGCAGGATTGGACTTTCTTTACAAGGCAATCCGTCAGCGTCAGCCCGAAGCAACAGTTACAGTACTAGGTATTTTACCTCGAAGAGGTATGGAAAAAAGAGTTGCGTCAATCAACAAAGAGATTAGTAAATTAGCAAAGAAACAGGGTTTAATATATAAAAATGTGAACAAAGACCTGCTTCTTTCCAATGGACAAATTAATGAGTCACTCTTTGGAGACGGCTTACATCCAAATGCCGAGGGTTACAAAATAATAGGTAAAAAGATTACCGAATAG